CAAAAGCCGATGATAGGGTTCTTTGATCACGTGTTCGCGCGGATTCCGCAATTTGATCCGACTCGAACGATCATTGTTGGTGATTCCTTATCGGCCGATATTGCAGGTGGGAATCAAGCCGGTATCGCGACGTGTTGGTTTAACCCAGAAGGAAAATCAGCAACGGATATTAAGCCGGCGTTTACGATTACCTCTTTAGCCGAACTACCTGCGTTGCTTGAGAATGCAAAAGTCCTTCAATCATGAATCGATTTAGCCGATAGGAAAGAGAAGGAAAGGGGGCGATCACCGTGCAACGATGTGATCAACAGACGCTGGAGGTAACTCCCGTCTAACTAAAAGGGGAAATGAACATGATTCAACTTGTACCAGTAACAGCAGAAAATTGGGAGGCTTGTTGTGAGCTGACGCTGACGGCAGAACAGCAGGACTTCATGGAAGCGAATGTTTACTCAATCGCACAAGCAAAGTTCGAACCAAGCCTTGTCCTTCGGGCGATCATGACAGATGAAACAGTCGTCGGTTTTGTGATGTACAACACGGAGCTAGAAGAACTTGACGGATACTGGATCTATCGCATCATGATCGATCAAACGCAGCAAGGAAACGGAATCGGACGATTAGCGATGCAAGCTGTAATTGAAGAGATGCGGACGTTACCCGCAGCAAATCGAATCGTCGTTGGATATCGACCGGACAATCAGGCAGCGCACCGTCTGTATGCGAGTCTCGGCTTCATCGATCACGGGGATCGATTTGGTCGGGAAATGGCAGTACGATTAGACGTTTAAAGTATGAAAGGACTCTTGAATTTCAAGAGTCTTTTTCTTTTGGATATTTTTTGAAACTTTTCACGTCTCGTCATGCTCTAATAAGTAAAGGGAGGGAACACGATGGACTTACGAAACGAGCATACGACGCTCGTCCGCCGTGCGATGAAGCACGATGAAGCGGCATTTGAGCAATTAGTGCTCCTACATAGCGAACAATTATACAGAACGGCGTATCTATACGTGAAAAATGAACACGATGCCTTAGACGTCGTACAAGAGACGGTCTATAAAGCGTTCATCTCAATCGAACAAGTGAAAGAACCAAAGCATTTCGTGACATGGATTACGAAAATCTTGATTCGCAATTGTTATCGGGTGTTGGAAAAACAACAACCAACAGATGATATTGTGCTTCATATTCCGGTACAGGAAGACCAATCTCGAGACGAACATCTTGATCTCGTACATGCTTTATCACATCTCCGAAAAGAATACCGGGACGTCTTAGTTCTCTTCTATTTTCATGATATCCCAATGAAAGAGATCGCAAGCTTCATCGGCATTACCCTCAATACGGTGAAGACGTATTTAAAACGAGGACGCGAAGAGTTAAAAGTACAGTTAGGAGGAATGGATTATGGCACAGCACGATCTACAAAATGACTATGAAAAAATTCCTGTACCGACGAAGGCCTTGCAAGACCGGATTCGTCAAGGGATCACGCAAGGCGTAGCGGAACGGAAACAAGTACGTCCTCGCCGAAAACAATACGTAGCCGTTGCCGGACTTGCCGCCTCGCTATTCGTGACGACATTCATCGTTCCAACGTTTGCTTCCGCGATGTCGCATGTTCCGTTGATTGGTGGACTGTACCGTCCCTTTACAGAACAGGGCACAGTCGGCACGGAAATCGAGAAGAAACAACTTGCAACAGCAATTGATCAGACGGTCACCGATCAAGGGATTACAATCAAAGTCGTCGATGCGTACTATGATGGTACGACGATCGGAATGAATCTGACGGCAACCGGTGTACCTGACGTTAACGAAACAAAACGAGCTGGTTTTTATGAGATATTTAAAGAGGATAAACGATTTGAAGGTACTGAAAATCAAGAATTAGCACACTTTAAACAGGACGGTAAGGTGTGGAGAGCACAAATCGAATATGATGTCAGCTTACAAAAGTTGGACGATTCGATGCAGGTGCCACTTGTGATTTCGGAAATGTTTGGTTTAGACGGGAACTGGCAATTTGAAGTTCCGGTCAAACGACTGCAAGCCATTGAACAGACGTTTGATACGACGGTGAAGAATCCTGATTATGCGGTCGATGTCACGTTGAAACAGATGACAAAAGGACAGGCAAGTACGACGTTTGATTATACAGCGGTCTATCCGAAGTCATATGATTATCGAATCGAATTCACATTGTTTGATGATAGCGGAAAAGAAGTCATTCACAATTGGTCAAAAAGTACAGCCTTAGTAACACATACGAATACTTCGTCCGAGCGAACAGATACATCACGACTCAGTCTAGGCAACTATGTAATTCCGAGCGGAGCATACACATTGCATCCTCAATTGAGTATTACACCTAAGACAACGTTTATTCCGTTGACGACATCTTTACCTTACGCGGAGCAGAATCCGACGCATCCGTTAAAAATGACGACACAAAGCATTAAGATTACGGACTCTCAAGTAATCGTCGATTTCAAAACGAATGCAGATGAATCATTATCAGTTATGAAGTTAGACGCAGCGAATAACATGTTCCTGATTCAAGGAAACGAACCACCGGATGGTCGTGAAATTAAACCGGCTGTTGAAGTCATCGATTCGAAACAAAAGCAATTCCGTGCCATATTTACATTAACGTCGTCACAAATGGCAGCAATCGATGACTTTTATCTACAAACTGGCTATTCAAATACCGTGACGAATACCCCAATTGATTTGAAACCGATTCCGTTCATTGTCGACTAAACAAGGAGACTCCTTATACGCTGTCGAACTAGAGTCAGCAAAGGAGTCTGATGAGATGGAAGTACGCCAAATGACAGCAGATGATTACGAAGAAGTCGTCCGTATCTATGAACAAGGGATAAAAACGGAGAATGCGACGTTT
This window of the Exiguobacterium acetylicum genome carries:
- a CDS encoding GNAT family N-acetyltransferase, which produces MIQLVPVTAENWEACCELTLTAEQQDFMEANVYSIAQAKFEPSLVLRAIMTDETVVGFVMYNTELEELDGYWIYRIMIDQTQQGNGIGRLAMQAVIEEMRTLPAANRIVVGYRPDNQAAHRLYASLGFIDHGDRFGREMAVRLDV
- a CDS encoding sigma-70 family RNA polymerase sigma factor, with protein sequence MDLRNEHTTLVRRAMKHDEAAFEQLVLLHSEQLYRTAYLYVKNEHDALDVVQETVYKAFISIEQVKEPKHFVTWITKILIRNCYRVLEKQQPTDDIVLHIPVQEDQSRDEHLDLVHALSHLRKEYRDVLVLFYFHDIPMKEIASFIGITLNTVKTYLKRGREELKVQLGGMDYGTARSTK
- a CDS encoding DUF4179 domain-containing protein; this translates as MAQHDLQNDYEKIPVPTKALQDRIRQGITQGVAERKQVRPRRKQYVAVAGLAASLFVTTFIVPTFASAMSHVPLIGGLYRPFTEQGTVGTEIEKKQLATAIDQTVTDQGITIKVVDAYYDGTTIGMNLTATGVPDVNETKRAGFYEIFKEDKRFEGTENQELAHFKQDGKVWRAQIEYDVSLQKLDDSMQVPLVISEMFGLDGNWQFEVPVKRLQAIEQTFDTTVKNPDYAVDVTLKQMTKGQASTTFDYTAVYPKSYDYRIEFTLFDDSGKEVIHNWSKSTALVTHTNTSSERTDTSRLSLGNYVIPSGAYTLHPQLSITPKTTFIPLTTSLPYAEQNPTHPLKMTTQSIKITDSQVIVDFKTNADESLSVMKLDAANNMFLIQGNEPPDGREIKPAVEVIDSKQKQFRAIFTLTSSQMAAIDDFYLQTGYSNTVTNTPIDLKPIPFIVD